A genome region from Caretta caretta isolate rCarCar2 chromosome 22, rCarCar1.hap1, whole genome shotgun sequence includes the following:
- the LOC125625431 gene encoding uncharacterized protein LOC125625431: MQSSSAEVTMMESQNRKRAPAWTEREVQDLIAVWGEESVLSELRSSFRNAKTFLKISQGMKDRGHNRDPKQCRVKLKELRQAYQKTREANSRSGSEPQTCRFYDELHAILGGSATTTPAVLFDSFNGDGGNTEVGFGDEEDDEEEEVVDSSQQASGETGFPNSQELFLTLDLEPVPPEPTQGCLLDPAGGEGTSAACVSMITGSSPSQRLVKLRKKKKRTRDEMFSELMLSSHTDRAQTNAWRQIMSECRKAQNDREERWRAEESKWRAEESKWRAEDRAEAQMWRQRDERRQDSMLRLLQDQTSMLQCMVELQQRQLEHRLPLLPLCNQPPSSPSSIVSTPRRPRTRWGGLWPTSHSTTEDCPKKRRLSFNKF, from the exons atgcagagctcatcagcagaggtgaccatgatggagtcccagaatcgcaaaagagctccagcatggaccgaacgggaggtacaggatctgatcgctgtttggggagaggaatccgtgctatcagaactccgttccagttttcgaaatgccaaaacctttctgaaaatctcccagggcatgaaggacagaggccataacagggacccgaagcagtgccgcgtgaaactgaaggagctgaggcaagcctaccagaaaaccagagaggcgaacagccgctctgggtcagagccccaaacatgccgcttctatgatgagctgcatgccattttagggggttcagccaccactaccccagccgtgttgtttgactccttcaatggagatggaggcaatacggaagtaggttttggggacgaagaagatgatgaggaggaggaggttgtagatagctcacagcaagcaagcggagaaaccggttttcccaacagccaggaactgtttctcaccctagacctggagccagtaccccccgaacccacccaaggctgcctcctggacccagcaggcggagaagggacctctg ctgcatgtgtttcaatgatcacaggatcttctccttcccagaggctagtgaagcttagaaagaaaaaaaaacgcactcgcgatgaaatgttctccgagctcatgctgtcctcccacactgacagagcacagacgaatgcgtggaggcaaataatgtcagagtgcaggaaagcacaaaatgaccgggaggagaggtggagggctgaagagagtaagtggcgggctgaagagagtaagtggcgggctgaagacagggctgaagctcaaatgtggcggcagcgtgatgagaggaggcaggattcaatgctgaggctgctgcaggaccaaaccagtatgctccagtgtatggttgagctgcagcaaaggcagctggagcacagactgccactgctgcccctctgtaaccaaccgccctcctccccaagttccatagtctccacacccagacgcccaagaacgcggtgggggggcctctggccaaccagccactccaccacagaggattgccccaaaaaaagaaggctgtcattcaataaattttga